The Psychrobacillus sp. FSL K6-4046 DNA window CCCGAAAATGTAAAGGTAACTCATCCAGATAAGCCTCTATGGGTTTCAAATGACATTAGAAAAGAGGACTATCTCTATTATCTTCAACGAGTTTCATCTTATATCATCCCATTTTTAAGAAATAGACTCTTAACTGTAATTCGATATCCTCATGGCACAATAAGAGACGAGCGTTTTTATCAAAAGAATTGGGAGGATAACATTCCTAAATATGTTGAAACAAAACTGGTTGAAGATAATCGGTACGTTATTTGCAACAATATACAAACACTTCTTTGGCTAGGGAATCAGATAGCACTAGAATTTCACATTCCTTTTCAAACAATTGATACAGAGATGCCAACAGAAATAGTCTTTGACTTAGATCCGCCATCCGTTGATTATTTTTGGATGGCAGTCGAAGCAGCTATTAGAATGAAGGCTATTTTTGATGAATTTTCTCTTGTTTCATTTATTAAAACGTCGGGAGGGAAAGGGTTGCAAATCTATATTCCAATACCTAAAGGTATCTTCTCTTATGAGAATACCAGGGTATTTACTAAGTTTGTATGCGATTTTCTGTGTGAGCAGGAGCCAAATCTTTTTACGACGGAACGCATGAAAAAGAATCGAGAAAACAAGCTTTACTTAGATTATGTTCAGCATCATGAAGGAAAGACAATTATTGCTCCTTATTCTACTCGCGGTAATGAAGGCGGATTTGTCGCTACTCCATTATATTGGGAAGAGGTAAATAAGGAGCTGAGTCCTACTTTGTTTACTATTCCAATTGTTTTAGAAAGAGTTAGCAAGTATGGAGATATATTTCATTCGTTTAGACACGTAGACAATCAACTTGCATTCAAAAAAGTAATAGAACAGTTAAAAAACATATTATTTTAACTAAATACTTGAGAGGAAGGCACTATTTTAAGGATAAAATGTTTTAGTCTTTAATAGGTGGGAATATGATTAGTGAGCTTGATAGTAGCTCAAAAACAAAGTAAGAGGAGGAATTAATATGGCTAACAACAACCAAAACAATCGCGGAAGAAATAACAATGGAAACATGTCGTTTGAAGAAGCAGGACGTAAAGGCGGGGAAGCTACCTCCAATAATCACGGACAAGAATTCTACGAGGAGATCGGACGTAAAGGCGGAGAAGCCAATTCCGACAACCATGACAAAGACTTTTACAAAGAAATTGGTAAAAAAGGCGGAGAGTCGCGAGGCAACTCCAACAACAATTAAACTCAAGGCTATATGAATAAACTTAAAATGTTAATCTCTAACTAAAATCCAAGTTCTAAAAACCGAACTAAAAATAATCCGAATGAAATATTAAGAGAATCTAAATAGTGAGTTTTAACTATTACTAGGAGGATGATTTTAATGGCTACAAACAATCGAGGAAACAATAATGGTAAAATGTCTGTAGAAGAAGCAGGACGTAAAGGCGGAGAAGCTACCTCCAATAATCACGGACAAGAATTCTACGAGGAAATCGGACGCAAAGGCGGAGAAGCCACATCCGATAACCATAACAAAGACTTTTATAAGGAAATTGGACGTAAGGGCGGGGAAACTCGTCAACAAGGTAATAACTAATTACTAATTTCTTCAATCTGATATACAAAAAAAAGACCATTTCTGCAATACCCGAGTCGATTATGACTCGGGTATTTTTGGTTATTAGCATATTGTAAATAACAATATATCAGATTTATACACGCAGGTTAAAGGTTTTAAAATAATACTTATAAAGAATTCCTTTTTGTATTCAAAGAAAGAATACTGTTTATTTCCTCGGAAATGATATAAGTATAATTACATCTTAATTAGTCGTCATAACCACATGTTACATAATGTTAGATATAGAATTATAAAAATTAAAAAGAGATCACAACTAGCGTGCCCCTGGACACAGATAAGTGAAAAACACTTCTAATTGCTTATTAAAAAGCATATACAGTTCATTATGTACTTACTTACTTGAATTGTGATTTAAGATTGTATGCAAAAATATTGTAAAATTTTAGTTATTGTTATATAGTATTACTCATTGAAAACTTGTCCTAAGAATAAATACATAAGGGGTAAAAAAGAAACAAAATGACAGATGTTAAAACACAAAATAATATAGAAGAAATAATCCATTCAACAGTGCACTCGGTTAACATGACCATGGAGGTTTATAAAGACAATTCAGGGATTAATATGAGCTACAACTTTATAGGCAATTATATCGGAGTAGATTTGCACAGATTATTTATAGCCATAGAAGAGATGCCTTGCTCTTTAACAATGGAGTTATATGTTAAAATACTAACAATGCATGAGCTAGGTCATGCCATGGATCGTGTTGCATTAATGAATACTCTGGAGCGAACAAAAGAAATTTTTCATATGAAACGAAATCATTCGATAAAAGAAATTTACAATAATTTAGAAATGTTATCTGTGATTTTAGAAGAACATGAAATGAATCTTGTCTTTGAGGAAACAGCCTGGACTAATGCGGAGACACTTAACGAAACATATAAAATAGTAGATCCTGTTCATTTAGAATTTGTTAAAAAACATAGCTTGTCTACCTATATAAATTCATACGAGGCTGATCTTTCTATTTATAACAGTCTTATGGAAGAAAACAATGAACAAATCGCGTAAGTCCTAGTCATCTGTAATCTATATACAGATGGCTTAATTTTTTCTCTAAGGGTTTCACTAATCTCTAAAAGGGAATATATATAGTAAATCCATCTAGAGAAAGAAGGAAATCTTAATGCAACAAAAAAACGAACAAAAAGATATGAGACAACCAAATAGCTTTCAAGAGCAAGGTAATTCTGCTCATCCCAAAGATGAAAAAGATACTAGGCAGCCTAATAGTTTCCAGGAGCAGCCTCCAAATACGGAAAAAAACCACACCCAAAAAGCCAAAGAAAACTAAGACTTTCCGATGAATGATACAATTAGTAGACAAGAAGATAGCTTCAATAAATAAGTGAGTGTTTGAAAGGGTATTCCTTGAAAGAATTATTTAGGGATATCCTTTTATTTTTATATAAAGCTTTGTTAAAGTTATGGGTTTATTTTGACTAACATTTCTTATTTATAGTGACTGTTAACTATATATAAGTGACCTTCAAATGACTACTAAAATCATAAATAAATTATGAAATTGGGGTTGGTGACATTTTTCAGCTTTGTTTACGCGAGTAAATTTTTAGCGATTTATAAATAATGCTAAAGCTGTTCCATGTATTGATTGGAACGCCAGACGGCGACTCCTACGGGATGAGTGAGTCAGATAAGACATCACAACCACGCGCGTAAGCGATGGGTGATGGCTTATCGCTCACCCCGAGGAAAGCGTCCGGCTGGTGCGAAAAATCAATTTCAATGATTTCTTTACATCATAAATCAACCCTACTCTTTAACGTAGCCTTATATAATAATATGACCCTATCTTAATAACGTAATTTCTCACATAGTTATTTTTATATTAAGTAAAATATGACAAGGCTGGTTTTATTTCTTCTGATTATAAATGAATTACCTTTTTTACAGTTTGTAGTTAGTACATAAGTAAGAGTTAGTATAAAATAATACATATACATAGTGAAAATAAAAGGCGGCGGAATATATTGAAGAAGAAAAAACATAAACTTCAAACAAATGAAAATGTAATTGTGTTTCCGGGAATGGTGGACACATTAATAAGTGATGGGCTTGCCTATGCGGAGGCTAATAATTATGTCAAAGCAGCAGCTTGCTTTGACGAAGCGAAGAAATATGTGGTACTCGATGATGTGATTCTAAGTGTTTATGTGCTTACCTTATTAGAAACTAGGAGGGCCAAAGAGGCAAAGCAAATATGTGAGGGCCTACTTGAAGAGAAATCTCCGGTTTTTGAACAGATAGTAGAGCTTTACTTGACTATATTATTAGATTTAAAGGAGTATTACGAGTTAAATCAAGTAATTAACCGAATTTTAACTGAATATAATTTTTCAGATGAAAGAAAGACCAATTTTAATCAGCTAAAAGATTTAAGTAATCGCCTTGCTAATGAGCAACCGCTTATAGATAATAATGAGGAAACTGCTCTTATACCTATTGAGAAGGAGCAACTTGAGTTAAAAACGTTTAAACAACTAAGCTTTGTTGAACAGGAGCAAATTCTACAGCAAGCTTTTTATAGAGACATCCATTCAGCTATTCCTGAAATTAAGGCAATTGTAGAATATCCTGACGTTTCTCCGACCGTTCAAACACTAGCACTTTTACTATTGGGTAGTGCTGGAATTACAGATACGATCACAATCAGTAAGTTTGGTTTGACTCAGCAGGTAAATCCTTCTTCTCCTCCTCCTCAAACAGGTGTAGATCGAATGGAAGAAATAAATCAGCATGTACAAGAATATCTTCAAAAAGACCCATCTAAGCAAATGCTTACGACGGAGCTTTTACACCGCCATGCCTATGCTCTTTTTCCTTTTGACTGGCAAGGGTACAAAAATGAAGAGGTTGCAATGGCGTACATTGATTTTATTAAAATTATGTTTGGGGAAGAAAACGTGCATTTAAATTCCTTGTTGGAATTTATTGAGACAATAGAAAATTCGATAGAAAAGCCTTAAGTTAATTTCTCGCGTCTTTTAAAGGAATATAAATCTTTATTTCATAAATATAAGAAACTCATTCGTTACTGCTTAAGCTTAAGTAGTAATTAATGAGTTTTTTTAATGGGAAAAAATGAAACTATATTTTATTTAAAAAGAATTATATTGACTTTTTTTATCAATTCAAATAATATACAAATTATTGCTAATATTTTGTAAAATTTAGTTATTTTGAGAAATAGTGTTGTAAAGTAATCATCTTGTTGTGGCAACGGGCCACTAAAGTGGAGAAAGTGAGCCAATAAGAAACCACACTTACATGTATTATAGATTTTTCTTCTCTAGCATCACACTAATAACTTAGTATTATATAAATTTTATGGAAAAGGAGGGCATTTATTAGTTGTATAAAAATAAGAATTGGAAAGAGGAGGAAAAGAATGAATAAAAGGTATTTTAAAGCCTTTATTGCTGTGTTACTTACGTTTACCTTATTCTTTACAAGTATCGAAACAGGAAGTGCGGTGAGTACAATCTCTCCTAAGGTTGAAATGAGAGCTTCATGGATTTCTACTGTTGCAAATATAGACTTGAAGCCAGGTATGGATGAAGCTGCTTATACATCATGGGCTCGCTCTACCATCAAAGAGTTAGAACGAAAAAATTTTAATACAGTTGTTTTTCAAGTTAAACCAACTGCAGATGCATTATATCCATCTGAGTTAGCACCTTGGTCACGTTATATTACAGGTAGTAAACAAGGGACAAACCCAGGTTACGACCCGTTGCAAATTATGCTAGATACTGCACATGAACATGGTATGGAGTTACATGCTTGGATCAATCCTTACCGAGTTACGATGGCTAATCAAAAACTAGAGGAACTAGCACCAAATAATATAGCTTCTATTCATCCAGAATGGGTAGTAAAGCATGGGACTCAATATTACTTAAATCCAGGAATTCCGGGAGTTCAAAATTATTTAATTGACGCTGTAAAAGAACTAGTTACAAATTATGACGTGGATGCGGTTCACATGGATGATTATTTCTATCCAGGAGTTAATTTTGATGACGCTGCAACCTACGCACAGTATGGTGCTGACTTTAACGACATCGGTGACTGGAGACGTAATAACGTCAATGAACTAGTTCAACATATTAATAGTAACATCAAACAAATTAAGCCTTGGGTACAATTTGGTATTTCTCCATCAGGAATTTGGAGAAATAGTAAGGACGATCCGAATGGAAGCGAAACAAATGGATCTGCTCATTATGACTCA harbors:
- a CDS encoding KGG domain-containing protein codes for the protein MANNNQNNRGRNNNGNMSFEEAGRKGGEATSNNHGQEFYEEIGRKGGEANSDNHDKDFYKEIGKKGGESRGNSNNN
- a CDS encoding KGG domain-containing protein — protein: MATNNRGNNNGKMSVEEAGRKGGEATSNNHGQEFYEEIGRKGGEATSDNHNKDFYKEIGRKGGETRQQGNN
- a CDS encoding integrase — encoded protein: MTDVKTQNNIEEIIHSTVHSVNMTMEVYKDNSGINMSYNFIGNYIGVDLHRLFIAIEEMPCSLTMELYVKILTMHELGHAMDRVALMNTLERTKEIFHMKRNHSIKEIYNNLEMLSVILEEHEMNLVFEETAWTNAETLNETYKIVDPVHLEFVKKHSLSTYINSYEADLSIYNSLMEENNEQIA
- a CDS encoding DUF3196 family protein — protein: MKKKKHKLQTNENVIVFPGMVDTLISDGLAYAEANNYVKAAACFDEAKKYVVLDDVILSVYVLTLLETRRAKEAKQICEGLLEEKSPVFEQIVELYLTILLDLKEYYELNQVINRILTEYNFSDERKTNFNQLKDLSNRLANEQPLIDNNEETALIPIEKEQLELKTFKQLSFVEQEQILQQAFYRDIHSAIPEIKAIVEYPDVSPTVQTLALLLLGSAGITDTITISKFGLTQQVNPSSPPPQTGVDRMEEINQHVQEYLQKDPSKQMLTTELLHRHAYALFPFDWQGYKNEEVAMAYIDFIKIMFGEENVHLNSLLEFIETIENSIEKP
- a CDS encoding family 10 glycosylhydrolase; translation: MNKRYFKAFIAVLLTFTLFFTSIETGSAVSTISPKVEMRASWISTVANIDLKPGMDEAAYTSWARSTIKELERKNFNTVVFQVKPTADALYPSELAPWSRYITGSKQGTNPGYDPLQIMLDTAHEHGMELHAWINPYRVTMANQKLEELAPNNIASIHPEWVVKHGTQYYLNPGIPGVQNYLIDAVKELVTNYDVDAVHMDDYFYPGVNFDDAATYAQYGADFNDIGDWRRNNVNELVQHINSNIKQIKPWVQFGISPSGIWRNSKDDPNGSETNGSAHYDSLFADSRKWIQSGYIDYITPQVYWSRQLAIANYSVLLEWWSRQTEGYPINLYIGMADYKVNANFDTAWDNPYELPEQILDNRINGKTMGQMHFTLRDILANKLGYADIVENEIYQTKSLTPPTPWNGAEEPKKPILVTAKNDGNSVQISIDNKKRKDARKYVIYRFEGNKAGDYSNPQNIVGVVFDQDGFATFQDKKVDPNKRYTYGVTSISYTGMESKNAEETKTKK